The Juglans regia cultivar Chandler chromosome 1, Walnut 2.0, whole genome shotgun sequence nucleotide sequence ttttataattaaatatatgatatgtaacttaattacttatgtctatatattgaatatgtttcatagctatattttatagATTGTACAATAGTTAATCagtaagatttaataatttcatatattagcATGTGTAaaccatatatatgaaatagatatatgctatcaatattatatctatgtattaataatttatgtaagcatataatatattgttattatggataaatatcaactagttacatattaattatttataaatttttaaaatcttataattcaatagaggttctacttgttagttatacaaattcaatatttgattttttatttatctaatttattaatcattaaatcttattaaaaaaataactcgAGCTCGACTTGACTCAAGTTCGAGTTGGAAATTTAGCTTATCGAGCCAAGTTCGAATAAAGACTAAATGAAAATCTCGAGCTTGAGCTCAAGTTTTTTTAGTCGAGTCAAGCTCGACAAGCCAAAGACTAACTCGGCTCAATTACAGTCCTACTCCTGTTTTTTACTCAATTGACTCGAGAAATGATTGATTTCCTACTGAGCACAACCAgtcattgttttatttttctagataaAAAAGGGTAGAGGAAATAATacataaatccacaaacaaCACTAGTACCCCGAGGTACTCAACTACTATCATAAGTTAATCTTGCACACGTACTCTATTACTAATCCTCATCTGAACCATCAAGTCATctgaaatattgtgaagataaaatgggtgagttatcaatagcTCAGTaaatagagaacatatactagtatgtaaacatgagcatttatagagttcaaaaTGTGgaacaaaacatgttacaaaatatcagagcgaaattttcagaaaaatattcttattccaAAAATCTTTTGACATATCATAAACTAAGACATCATCTTTATATACTAtcagagcatcacatcgggataaAGACCATGTTCAACCTCTGTagtaaggttataaaccatcattatacctgTGATGGGatcgtatgccactattatacctATAGTTAGGTCGTacaccatgtttaaccctcgtggtagggtcataaaccaccattatactcgtggtggggtcgtatgccactattatatctgTGGTATGACCGTATACTACTATTATACTCGTGGTAGGGCTGTATACTACTATTATACTTGTGGCAGGgttgtataccactattatactcgTGGCGGGGCCTTAAcgaaaacaaaacagaaacaacATCAGAACCAGATTATAATCAAATACAGCATTAGAAATTCAtcccaaggttttcagataacATATTGTATCAAAAAATAGTACTAAATAgttttagatcatttcacatattcaaaataacagaATCAAAGCATCTTCATTTAATCAAAGCAAAACtttttagatttcatatttgctctttttcacagttcaaaaataaaatgataaaataagctcatgtctacaccagtcatgacagaaaatactttttctttatacatatttcatgaatatgcagaattcatatttgaggttgttttcaggtTTCTTTTCAAAGCAAGCatacatgttttcaaaatcaatctcatttcatttcttttatgcaaaatcaaGTATAGAAACCCTGTTTACCTTACTCTTACCATGTATAAGTCATGCCTTGGGTCCGACCTCTAATAGTTTCACAACCAAAAACATTTACCAATCAATTATCAATCCAAACAAGCATGCCACTAGTTTATTTAGTAAACCTCAAACCAACAAATAATTTAGTCCCGAGCATCCACTCAACTCGCAATAGTTCAACTACAACCAACCCAACATGATCAACTCAATAACACTCATAGAATAAACCTTGTCAGCCACATATCTCAACCCAAACCACCATGATCATCAACCCAATTGATCTAGCAAACCACAATCAGCTCAACAATCTATCACTCAACTTCAATAGTATCTTATAgaatctcaacatccaaacgtcaAATCAACAGTTAATAATCAAAATTGgaacaaccaacaaaataaaCACGTACCCCGGACAACCACATAATATCATTCATTAGAAATTCCAGCAACCAAAATTCATTAATATAGCCCACATAACAATGTCAACAACGagcataaaattttgaatatcttaCCTAAGTTTGTGTGTGTGGCTcgtgaaaattaaaaagcagAAACAACACTATTTGGGGCATTAGTGATGACctatgatatataaatagtgACGTTAAAATTACACTTAAGCTCCAATAATGTACGACTGTGGCTAATCTTGAGGCAAGGCCTTACTTACGTCAGTGAGGAAATTTTTGCATTTCGAGACAATGGTGATTACACTGCGGTGGAAGAGGAAAATAATTTGTGCAAAGTTTCTAGGAGTGTTAAACCAGTGAGAGTGTATAGAGTGAgaataaatactataaaaaactACCTAAAGATCGAAGAGGCTCACCATTGTAGGATAAAAAAAGTAGCAACAAAGACCCTCAAATAAATTTCAAagatataaaattgaaataaacctATAGCTATCAGTGAAGAGAtgaacatagagagagagatgaacatAGAGATAAAATCCAAAgagataaaattgaaataaaccaATAGCTATCGGTAAAGAGATGAACATAGAGATAAAATTTCAAAgagataaaattgaaataaacctATAGCTATCGGTAAAGAGATGAACATAGAGATAAAATTTCAAAgagataaaattgaaataaacctATAGCTATCAGTGAAGAGAtgaacatagagagagagagagagagagagagagaggggtctaAAACTTAAATAGAGGGAGTGAACAAAGAGTGGGCTTATTGGTGTCGATGAGAGGCCACCTACGGCGGCACCTTTATGGTGGTGACACACAATGTGTAGAAGGGGTGGGATGCTCTGCAAGTGCGAGATTTGTGAGGATGGAGTACGAAACTGCAAAGAGAAAGAGAATAggtaatagagagagagatttgagtggtgggagaaaagaagagaaggaaaatcaaAACTGCATAGTGGGGAAGATGGAAAGCGGGGTTGAGTGATTTTCGGGAtgaagaaaactgaaaaagGGAACTTACCTAAACGACATTATTTGTGGTCTCTATGGTTAGGGTCTTCGTGGGCCTGGGCCTGCATTGTAGGCTTGGGCCTTAGGCTCGAGCGTTAGGCTCGAGTATTACAGAATTAGTCCAATTTGATTTGGTTTGGGCGGAATCGAAACTGATTGAAAATCGGCTCAATCATGATTTTCACgattcaaaaatcaaattggaCCGAATCGAGccaaaaattatgtataatttattttttatattatataaaatatatattatatgctatacatattatacatattataaaattaatatgacataaaatcttagttttattatttatgcttCTTTAATGTAacatatattagttttattaatatgacataaatattaatattaagttatgaatatgttattatttatctttatatattaagttatatgcttacatatatatatatatataatatgttataagtATAAGAGTacacttttgatatatatatatatatattaaggataaagacatttttataagtaaattttttcaccttttttgtggttatatacatgttatttttgaaaacaatgtTTTAGACTCTATCTTATTTAtggtaaaaataatttctcatttgGGTTAGAAAAACCAACTAGCCtaacaaaaaagtcaaaaactAAATTACACTTCTAAAACTAAATCGACTCGAAACTAAAAAAATCGAAGGTTCTGATTTTCTAGTGAATTGGTCTGTATCAATTCgcaaaattctaaaattgatGTATATTGATTtgattctaaaatatgtctaaaattgAATTGAACCGAACCGATTATATCCATAATCCTAATCAAATAGTGGAGTCTATCTCTCAGCAATTATTTTCTCTAcatgctttattttttctttaaaggcACGCGACATGTTTACATTAATAAGCTAGCAGTATATATGAGTAGAGATCTGGTATATATGGATTTCAacaaacacctaattacaactaatacaacacaaaaataataaaatattggttTTGATACCGTCCTTGTCCTGCTTGTGAACTGTGAATCCACATTTGCAACCCGTGAGGGTTTGGCGGTGTTCCAAAAACCTTCTCGTTTGATTATatagtttagatgagatgaaatgagatattttattaaaagttaaataaaatattatcataatataaatttttaatattatttttattttaaaatttaaaaaaattaaattatttattatatttggtatcgaagtttataaaaattataataataagataatatgagattatttgattttgtataacTAAACCAACCCTTAAGGCTTGTTtgagaagtgagatgagatgataattttatgaataataaatataatttatgaatagtaatgagaaggtttaagttgaatattttttgagttttgggaaatgagagaaaaaaaaattgaataaaaaatattattaaaattaaaatattgttataatataatttgataatattatttttatttaagaatttaaaaaaattaaattattttttatttttcgtttgaTAGTTTagtaaagttgtaatgattagtttgaaaattttgtatttgaattatatttgaaaataaaatgagttgaaaattttgggataagatctatttccaaacaaatcttaaaattttctttttaaaaaaataaaaaataatttaagaataataaaatgtcACATTTTGTATAAAAGATGAAAGTAAAATGAAAGTAATGTTTAGCATTAttcattaaaaacttaaaaaaaaaacattattcattaataaaatatgtttttataattataggTTTGGAACAGGCATTAacccaattaatatataacttaaaacAGAAGCTACCCtatcgaaaaagaaaaaaaaaaaaaaaaggaacccaACACGTTTTCtcaaaaaaacttttttgtttgaaaCGTGTTGGCGGGAGTTCCATTTCGCTCTAAAAAGGTTTCAAAACCCTCGATTCCTCCACTCCCAAATCTCACAAAACCTTTTCACTAAAGAAGTCCTCGGCTCCAGTTCGATAATCTCTATCACCCACATCCCTCTTCTTCTCTTATTCGATCCCCATCGGACCCTTGATCAAATCCTCTTTCAAATGGCTCGGGACGTCGAGAAATTCAAATCGGCGAAGAGGTCGTACCTGATCGCCAAGGAGCAGGGGAACCGGTACGAGGAGGCTAGGTGGGCCAACGTGATTGGAGACATCCTCAAGAACAGAGGGGAGTATGTAGAGGCGCTCAAGTGGCTGCGGCTCGATTACGATGTGACGTCCCGCCACTTGCACGATAAGCAGCTTCTCCCGACGTGTCAGTCTCTTGGGGAGGTCTATCTTCGTCTCCAGGACTTCACGAACGCTCTATCTTCTCaggtattttgtttttgggaCTTTAAATTTTGTGTGGGGTGGGAAAGTGGGACAGGGAGAGAGATTTTTCCCCGTTTTGAGTGTTTGGGTTGGGAGAGTCCGAGAGTGGAAAGTATGGGCAGTGGGTTGTGTTGAGACTAATCGGTGTACTCGGTTCATTTGGGCggaatctttattttttggagtTTCTATGGAAAATATAAGGAAAAGGAAATCGCTTCTGTTTGGTTCCAGATAAAATAaggtaaaggaaaagaaagataattaagtTGGGCGGTTTCGGAGGAAACTTCCCCTAGGGTTTCCTTTCTTGCTCATACTTCGTGAACTAAGATTGTAAATCTGCATCACTGTTTCATTTGGGTAAAAAGTGGAATAATTGGAGAAAATGGCAACTGTAACAATTTATCAATGATAACTTGAGAATTGAACTTCTCTACATTGTTTTTGCTTTCAGAAAAAACATTTAGAGCTTGCCAAGGAAGCTAATGACCTTATTGAACAGCAAAGGGCCAACACCCAACTTGGTCGTACTTACCATGAAATGTTTTTGAGATCTGAAAATGACCACTTCTCAGTTCAGAATGCCAAAGAGTACTTCAGATGTTCAATGAAGCTTGCGGAGACTGTTAGGGAGAACCCACCTGTTAACGATAGCAAATTCTTCCTTAAAGAATATATTGATGCTCATAATAATATTGGGATGCTTGAAATGGATCTTGATAACTTGGACGAGGCCCAGAAAATCCTAACCAAAGGATTACAGATTTGTGCAGATGAAGAGGTTGAGGAAGATTATGATGGGCGAAGTAGGCTCCATCACAACCTTGGAAATGTTTATATGGAGCTCAGAATGTGGGATGAAGCTCGGAAGCACATTGAGGAGGACATTAAAATTTGTAAGAGAATTGGGCATTGCCAAGGGGAGGCAAAGGGGTATATCAATTTTGGTGAATTGCATTATAGGGTTCAGAAGTATGAGGAGGCACTTTGTTGCTACCGGAAGGCGCTTGATCTGGCAAAATCCATGGAAGATGAGGATGCTTTGGCTATGCAAATTGAGCAAAACATTGAGACTGTAAAAGAAGCTATTAAAGTAATGGGTGACCTGAAGAAAGAAGAGCAGAATCTCAAGAAGCTGACCAGAGAAATGACCAGTGCAAAAGGAACAGCACGTGAGAGGAAGTGTCTGTTGCAGCAAAATGCATCTCTCGATTGCCTCATCGAGAAATCGAGAATGATCTTGGCATGGCTGAAGGTACGAATTCTGTTCTATACACATTTTCTTTGCCTTTGAGCTCTCTCTCAACTGCTAGAGGGATCTTCAGCACACTGGATAGCTTGTAAATTTTGTGGAtgagttcaaattttgtttcTGATTTGAGTTATTGTATCAATTGGTTTTCTAATTTCATGTTTACATTAAACATAGACAGGATATTTCATGTATTCAATTCCTTTGTCAAATTTCCAGAACTTGATTCTGATGGACTAGATGGATTTGTGCATGTGTGACAAGATTGTGTTTACTGAATGACTAGTCTCGTCTAGAAGATGAATGTTTAAAAAATCAGCATGGCTGGGGTTCCTTCTTGCCTTCTGTTTTGCAAAATCTTCCATTCCTGTTTTTGTTAGAAAAATTCCAAGGGCTCTTTTGGACATAAAATTATCTTGAAGATTTTCTAAACCAAGATGGAAAGTTTAAGAGATAGATTTTTGTGTAGGCTTTTCGAAAGTGGCGGGACCCATAGAAATTATCTTTtgattgagaaattttgaggtgtatttttattgaatttgaaaaagtggtAGGGTCCGTTTAATGATGTTTGGAGAGAAGCTTTTGTGAAagggtttatttttttggtaaaagTTGATTGGATCAAATGATGGATCTTGTTGTTTGTGCGTGTTCATGATCAAGTGCGTGATGCTAGTAGGTAGGTATACTTCTTGCTCTTTTAGACGTGACTTATTCAtcaaagagagaataaaaatattcaaatttgaatgcAGTTAGCAGGAAGTTACTAGTAAAGAATTCTACAGCAGTGTTTTAATGTTGCAAATAAACTGGCTTCACATGGCAAGAGTGTCCTGCCTTCATATTTAAGCTACACATATAGGTTGTCTGATACATCCAATAATCCACTGGAAGTTCTGAATGCTACAAAGAACTGCCCTTCATACTGTTATTGTGAATTTTAATGCTGCCCCatttcttatttgaaatattCCATGTTTAGCTTCTTGAATTTGctaaaaggaagaagagagtAGCAAGTGCACTTTGTGACAAGGAAAAGCTGGGTGATTCATTTCTGGCTATTGGAGAATCATACCAGAAGATCAGAAAATTTAATAGAAGCATTAAATGGTACATGAAGAGTTGGGAAACATACAAGTCAATAGGTAACTTGGAGGTAAGTTGAAGTTTTTTTCCTATGATCTTTAGATGAATAGATGATATATGTGGCATCTTGTTGTCTGAGAGAAGGTTATATCATTGAACTATGCTTGGATCCTTCGATATATTTGTATATGACCTAGGTAGTCAAGGCATATGCTTATTTTAGTTGCCTAGATTTCAGCAATGGTCATGATCCTGTTGGATAATTATAGGTTGATGTTGAAGTATATTGACTGTTCTGTCCATGGATGTGCTGTAGATTGTTGTTCAGTGGATTTTCACtctgatttgatattatttcaGGGGCAAGCATTAGCAAAAATCAACATTGGTAACGTTTTGGACAGTGATGGCAATTGGACAGGAGCACTAGATGCATTTGAGGAGAGCTACAGGTAATTATCTGTTTGGTTTTTCCTGGTAGACATTAATAAATGGAATAAGAAAATTATGGGGCACTCAAATTGATGGATATCAATTTAGCTTGAATGCTGGAAAGTGGAACTCCTTGCATGCCTGGCCAAGCAGTCCTAGATGCCTTCAACACATCTGGAACTATAATATTCACTATTTTGATTTCATACACATGGCCAGATGATTGCACTGTTTTAGCGTAACTTTCATAGCACTTTTGGTATCACCTGGATCCTTTAATAGAAAATAGTTTTAAGCATCAAATCATAGGATgcccttttatttctttttcatattgcCTTGATGCATTCTTTTAATACGTCAACATATAGGGTTTGTAATGATTTGTTCTCATCCACTCTATCCTGTATTGCAGGATTTCCATTGAAGCGAACCTTCCTTCTATACAGCTTTCTGCACTAGAGAATATGCACTATAGCCACATGATAAGATTTGACAATGTTGAAGAGGCCAGGTAAATATGGTTCATGCAATCCTCCTTAACCATATAAGCTGTTACAATCCAGTGAGTCTGCTGATGGAACTTGAAAGTTACGGAAATTAAATACCAAACTGATGATTCATGTCATACAAGAATTTGCTTGAAGGGTTAAATTTTTGGTatctccataaaaaaataaagaaaagttgTGTGACCCCTCTGTGTCCCCTTCTGGAAGGGGGTTTCAATTAGTTTATTTACTTATCAATAGAACCAAGTATCTGTTCCTTATTTTTTAATGGGTTTTGTAATAAGTTAGAGAATTGCTTAAAGAAAGACTCTTCTGTAGGAGATTGCAGCGTTTAATTGACAAATTGAAGCAGTCAGGAGATAAGGAGCTTGAAAGACATAATGTGGCAGAGGATTGCTGCTCTGAGACTGACACGGAAGGGAATGATCATTTGTCAGAAAGTAGGTATAATGCACGCTGCTCACCTGAGATGAGTAAATGGAATTCTAGCAGATCAAAGTCTGTAGCCAGTGTAGAAGAGTTGAACGACGATGTTCCTCTGATTTCTCTCATTGGATCGGGTAAAAATTCACCCAAAATGAAATCAGCTCAGTCAGGAAAGCAAAATATTTATACTCAGCCTACCAAAGTTTTGCCAAAAAGTTTGTCTAAATCCACCAGTGATCAGCGGACAGTTGTTGGTCGTAAACGTGTTCGTGTCATCCTTTCTGACGATGAGAGTGAAGAACCAGATGAGGTGAAGTGCTCGAAAGGAAGCCCTGGTAAATGCCCAGTAGAGGCAGTTGCTACATCTGATGAATGTGGGTTTTTAAGTCATTAACTAGTTTTTGCTTCAGACATTTCACTATACTAGCGGAGTACTGACTTGTATCTTTTACTTGAATGCAGtcaagtgtaaaaataatttacccAGACATAATTGTAAATTTCAGGTAAACAAAACCATTGTATTCCTTGATGAATATTTTTCCCATGTTCAAGCTGGTCTGTTGGTGTCTGATGTTTAATCATTTGGTTTGGCAGGAGGTCCCAGCGGATGCCTCCCAATGTGCCACCCGGTCATGCAATCCCTTTGATATGGAAGAAAGTACTAGTTCATACAGATCAAGGAGTCCCAATGTAGCCACTCAAAATGGCAAACTATTCAGATCTTCAAGCATTGGTGAAGTTGTTATTGTGTCTGATTTTGCTGCTAGTGGTTCTAAATGTGACATTGATGTCAATGGAAACCTATTGCATAAACATAACGCTGCTGATCTGAAGTTGCTTGCTGGTGACAGATATGATGTGTGTTGCTCATAACATTTGGATACTATCCAAGTAGATCTATGTGATTGCCAATATACATATTTTGCTAATTTGTGATCTTTCATTCTGTTCACAGCAGTGTATTATTTGCAAGATTGACAAGCAACTGATACTTGTTGAAGCAAGCTCATGTATGGATAGCGATAAGCTGAGCATTGAGTCTGTAAAGGTTGAACTGGCATGCTTATACTATTTACGACTTCCCATTGAAAAGAGATCAGAGGGTAGGAACTTAACTGTTATACATGCTGCTGATTGCTAATAATCAAATTTCTTACCTTGTTGTTAAGAAGGATGCATTTAAGTGGATCTTTTAACATCTAGAGTGATCAGCAATATGAAAAATAGGTTGCAGAtactcacattttttttattttgagatagGTTGGCAGCATATTACATTGTGCTGTAATAATGTTTTTTGGGAGGTGGGGGAGGGGCTTGTTATGATATCGATGCTTTAGTGTTGGGATAACTAAAGGATGAACTCCATTGGCTTTAGTGGTGGACCATAAATAATTGCCAAGTGACAAGCACAAAACTGTATTGGACACATTAAGCTTGGCTGCCTTTTGGTGGCACACAAGTTTTCTATTTGTCCACCGTCATACTTTTCTCTCGTGATTTAAATCAATGGAAAGAGTAAAACTTGGTGGGTGCTGCGAGCAAGTCACTGCTTTACGTGcttcatcatcattttaatatcatctaTGAGTCATCTAATATGGTTGTTTCTTATTAGGTCTGTTACCTATAATTCGGCAAATTAAATGCAGTGGAAGAGTTGTAGAATCCTTGGAGACAGTTGAAACTCTTAAAGATTGTTTGGGAAAAGTCTCCCTTGAAGCTTCTATAGATGGTATGCATAAAAACTGCATAATTACATTTAGCGAAGTTGTGAATCTCccattattgttgttgttgttgttgtaagTTATGGTTGACGATTTACGGTGCCTGAAATGTTTTTTTCGCATAGAGAACTATTTCTGACAGTTAGTGCAAGGGTAAAGCCCTAGGCTGAGCATAAGTGTGTTTGTTCTTGAAAATAACCACTTCATGCAAAATACCGAAGGTTAAGACCAGATCTATATCTCAGCTCACACCACTTTGCTGTTGTGGGAACAACATCGGGTACTgatccaatttttatttttatataaaactttttCATGTCATATAGTAATCTATGATAGGTTGAAAACATGGAAGTTATTGGGAAGGGCCATTCTGTAAGTGGTTAAACAGGTGCATAGAACACCCCTTGTGGTTAAATAGTTGTATAGAACACTACTCCAGGAGATGAGTGTTTTCGTGCTTTCATCCCCTCTTCTTTTTGCCACTGCCCGTGAGTGTTCTTGTACTGGAATAATACCACTAATTACTAGTTACTTGCAAACTCAGGCCCTTGACCATGAATGATTTGTTTTCCCGAGAATGTTTCAAGGAGATGCCGAATTTGTATATAATTCATGGAAAACAGTATTCTGGAGCTGAACTAGAGTTCCAAGGTAGACTGCTAGCTTCTATGGCATATTTGCATGCATTACATGTTGGCTGGATACATCTTTTAGGTAGTCTTTAAAGTAGGAATGCAAGGGCTCATTATGTATATCAGAATCGCTCCACATGAGTATTTCCATTTTGACCTTTTGCTCACTGAAGTGCTGTTTTTGCCAGTTAGGTATGCGTTTCATTTGTTTGTTACTTTTCCAGGATGGGTCCAAAAGCCTTTGATAAAACTGTACATTGACAGCTGCAATGAGTTATCTGAGGCACCTAACATGAAGTTGCTCAAGAAACTATACAATAGAAGAATGGAGGTAAGTGCTAGTTAACTAGGCATaaccttttatttttgcttGTGGATTGGAATAGTTTTGTTTATTTGGAATATATAATTCTTCTTTACCAGGTTTCAGACGATGAAGTGACTGTATCTGAATGTGAATTGCAAGATTTATCAATAACTCCATTGGTGATTGCGCTGCGTGCCCACAAAACATTTTCCATGCTGGACCTTTCTCACAATTTGCTAGGTAATGATATCTGGCATCTAGCTCAtctattctcatttttttcctgAACAGAAAAAGTCTCTTCAATTCTCCTTGATGAAGAGATTAGTAgggttattttttaattagtattAGCTGTACATTGGCTTGCCATCCCCCCAGGAAATGGAACAATAGAGAAGCTTCAAGAAGTGTTTGCATCAGGCCAAAATTATGGTGGGTTAACCTTGGATCTGCATTGCAATCGATTCGGTCCAACTGCATTGTTTCAGGTATGTAACTTTGTTCACAAATGGATTAGATTGATGGTCTTGCGAACATTGAACATATGCAAGTATATTAATACAAAGCACAATCTTGTGCCTAGCGGTCTTTGTAGTCAACTGATATCTCCCCCGTCTTACTAGAGGAAGTATTGGGTTCAACCCAAGAAAAGGGAGGAGTTTTGGGAAGGGAATTCACTCCTACTACTATCTCTGTCATCCttctttgaaagaaaatgtgtgtgtgtgtgtgtgtgtacaaaTATCTTGAAAAATGTCTTTCAACTGTCATATGTGATACATGTATTCTGTAGTTTAAAGTTCCCTGGAGACTTTGAGATTCTACCTATTGAACCATATTCTACTTCATCAGTAGCATGACTAAAGTGGGAaatgcctttttatttttagttctctTCATCTTAACCACATCacttatttatctattttctaaTTTTCAGATTTGTGGATGCCCTGTGCTGTGTGCTCGACTGGAAGTGCTTAACATCTCTGGAAACCGTCTAACTGATGCTTGTGGATCTTACCTTTCAACTATTTTGGAGAGATGCAAGGGTAATGTTCTTTTTCTGCTGTCCTGTTTATTTCAATATTAGTTTTGGAATCTTGTTAATCATCATCACTAGCTCTGTGCTGCTGTTTTGGATTAGTGTGGATCATACTATGTTCTTGGAGTCAAGGCTTTGCAGAGTTCAAATATATCTGATGTCAACTGTTAACTCTGTCAAACATTCGAGCATGTGGACTTTTATTGTAGAGAATACCTGTTGTTTCAGCTCACTTATGCTCTCTGTTTTGTAGGCCTATGTAGCTTGAACATTGAACGCTGTTCTATCACATCTAGAACAATTCAAAAGGTTT carries:
- the LOC108990474 gene encoding protein TONSOKU isoform X3 produces the protein MARDVEKFKSAKRSYLIAKEQGNRYEEARWANVIGDILKNRGEYVEALKWLRLDYDVTSRHLHDKQLLPTCQSLGEVYLRLQDFTNALSSQKKHLELAKEANDLIEQQRANTQLGRTYHEMFLRSENDHFSVQNAKEYFRCSMKLAETVRENPPVNDSKFFLKEYIDAHNNIGMLEMDLDNLDEAQKILTKGLQICADEEVEEDYDGRSRLHHNLGNVYMELRMWDEARKHIEEDIKICKRIGHCQGEAKGYINFGELHYRVQKYEEALCCYRKALDLAKSMEDEDALAMQIEQNIETVKEAIKVMGDLKKEEQNLKKLTREMTSAKGTARERKCLLQQNASLDCLIEKSRMILAWLKLLEFAKRKKRVASALCDKEKLGDSFLAIGESYQKIRKFNRSIKWYMKSWETYKSIGNLEGQALAKINIGNVLDSDGNWTGALDAFEESYRISIEANLPSIQLSALENMHYSHMIRFDNVEEARRLQRLIDKLKQSGDKELERHNVAEDCCSETDTEGNDHLSESRYNARCSPEMSKWNSSRSKSVASVEELNDDVPLISLIGSGKNSPKMKSAQSGKQNIYTQPTKVLPKSLSKSTSDQRTVVGRKRVRVILSDDESEEPDEVKCSKGSPGKCPVEAVATSDEFKCKNNLPRHNCKFQEVPADASQCATRSCNPFDMEESTSSYRSRSPNVATQNGKLFRSSSIGEVVIVSDFAASGSKCDIDVNGNLLHKHNAADLKLLAGDRYDQCIICKIDKQLILVEASSCMDSDKLSIESVKVELACLYYLRLPIEKRSEGLLPIIRQIKCSGRVVESLETVETLKDCLGKVSLEASIDGWVQKPLIKLYIDSCNELSEAPNMKLLKKLYNRRMEVSDDEVTVSECELQDLSITPLVIALRAHKTFSMLDLSHNLLGNGTIEKLQEVFASGQNYGGLTLDLHCNRFGPTALFQICGCPVLCARLEVLNISGNRLTDACGSYLSTILERCKGLCSLNIERCSITSRTIQKVSDALNAGSVLEQLCIGYNNPVSGNAIMNLLVRLGSLKRFSELSLNGLKLSKPIVDSLCRLAKTSCLSGLMLGGAGWGITIN
- the LOC108990474 gene encoding protein TONSOKU isoform X1 — translated: MARDVEKFKSAKRSYLIAKEQGNRYEEARWANVIGDILKNRGEYVEALKWLRLDYDVTSRHLHDKQLLPTCQSLGEVYLRLQDFTNALSSQKKHLELAKEANDLIEQQRANTQLGRTYHEMFLRSENDHFSVQNAKEYFRCSMKLAETVRENPPVNDSKFFLKEYIDAHNNIGMLEMDLDNLDEAQKILTKGLQICADEEVEEDYDGRSRLHHNLGNVYMELRMWDEARKHIEEDIKICKRIGHCQGEAKGYINFGELHYRVQKYEEALCCYRKALDLAKSMEDEDALAMQIEQNIETVKEAIKVMGDLKKEEQNLKKLTREMTSAKGTARERKCLLQQNASLDCLIEKSRMILAWLKLLEFAKRKKRVASALCDKEKLGDSFLAIGESYQKIRKFNRSIKWYMKSWETYKSIGNLEGQALAKINIGNVLDSDGNWTGALDAFEESYRISIEANLPSIQLSALENMHYSHMIRFDNVEEARRLQRLIDKLKQSGDKELERHNVAEDCCSETDTEGNDHLSESRYNARCSPEMSKWNSSRSKSVASVEELNDDVPLISLIGSGKNSPKMKSAQSGKQNIYTQPTKVLPKSLSKSTSDQRTVVGRKRVRVILSDDESEEPDEVKCSKGSPGKCPVEAVATSDEFKCKNNLPRHNCKFQEVPADASQCATRSCNPFDMEESTSSYRSRSPNVATQNGKLFRSSSIGEVVIVSDFAASGSKCDIDVNGNLLHKHNAADLKLLAGDRYDQCIICKIDKQLILVEASSCMDSDKLSIESVKVELACLYYLRLPIEKRSEGLLPIIRQIKCSGRVVESLETVETLKDCLGKVSLEASIDGWVQKPLIKLYIDSCNELSEAPNMKLLKKLYNRRMEVSDDEVTVSECELQDLSITPLVIALRAHKTFSMLDLSHNLLGNGTIEKLQEVFASGQNYGGLTLDLHCNRFGPTALFQICGCPVLCARLEVLNISGNRLTDACGSYLSTILERCKGLCSLNIERCSITSRTIQKVSDALNAGSVLEQLCIGYNNPVSGNAIMNLLVRLGSLKRFSELSLNGLKLSKPIVDSLCRLAKTSCLSGLMLGGAGIGTDGASQLTESLFNGNQDLLKLDLSYCGLTYKYVLGLKNDMATGILELNLAGNPIMQEGANALSSLLMNPQCCLRVLRLNKCQLGLAGVLCIIQALAENDSLQELSLADNAYLDKHYSLQYNLAGKGSTEFLKEEHDISETCLREYANKEVDSGRQDACAVTTDCNQLEVADSEEDPIRVEVAATGIDDSCVSSCQKRIPSPECQFIQELSTAIIMAKKLCSLDLSNNGISAQAAEALYNAWSGIRVGSAERHIEDQTIHLYMRGNKCCTKPCCNN